The sequence TGCCGATTTCAAGAGTTTTTTCATACTCACCTCTAAAGATTATGCTTAGTATCTTTTCTTTTTGTGCTCGCTATTCTAATTTGCTCTTCTGGCGGCACCACGTCCAAGTTAAAGCCAGACAAGATATCCTGTAGGCAATTAATGGCTTTGAGGAGTGTCTTGCAAGTGAAAACAGCCTTAAGCATGAACATACAGTTCATTATTCGAAAACATAACAAACTTTTCTTATTATAGTAAAGACGATAAGAAAAAAGACTGTTTTCAGGCATAGATTTCAAGCAATAACTCCTTATACTTGCTAATAAAAGAGCTATCAGATTTTTGTACACATTTTTATTTCTTATGCCACTTAGAATAAGTTGGAATTACCCTCGTAGAAGAGTGTAAAAAGGCTTTCTTATATTTGAATCATTACGCTTTATTCTTTATTTTTGTAAATAAGATAAAGCAAAATTGTTAAACAAAGCGTTAAAGTTTTTGGTATTTTTCATTTCTATGTTTTATTTGTAATGATTTTCTGTTTTTCAAGATTCGTGTTTGTTTTTCTGCTTATGTATGTCTTGTGAAACCAGTTTGTAACCAGTCGAAGCACTTGCCAGACAATGGGTGAGACCCTACTATTTGTTTTATGAAATCTCCGAAGAAGCGTCGTTCCTACCTTACTGTTCCAGAAAAGACAAACAGGCTATTGTCAGGGATTATTGTTGCTTTAGCGATAATAGCAGTGCGTTTGTGGCATCTTGCTGTTGTTGAACATGATCAAAAGTTAGAAGAGGCTTACAAACCACAGAAGAGGGTGATTCCTGAGCTTATAGAACGTGCAACTATTTGCGATCGTTTCGGCAAAGTATTAGCAGAAAATAAAATGCAATATGATGTGAGTGTTGCTTATAGCGCTATTCGTGATTTGCCTGCGAGAGCATGGCGTGCCCGTGCAGATGGAACTAGAGAGCTCATTCCTGTTAGGAAAAACTATATTGCACGTTTAGCGCAACTTCTTGCTCAAGAGTTACATCTAGATAAAGATACGATAGAAGATAATATTCATGCGAAAGCCTCTGTATTAGGTTCTGTACCCTACTTAGTCCAGGCCAATGTTTCTGAGCGTACGTATTTAAGATTAAAAATGATGATGAAACATTGGCCGGGCTTGCATGTCGAACCGTCCGTGCGTCGGTATTATCCTATGGGAAAGACGGCATCAGATATTTTAGGTTATGTAGGGCCGATTAGTGCTCAAGAATATAAGAGAGTGACACATGAGTTAAGCAAGTTGCGGGAATGTGTTCGAGCGTATGAAGAGGGTGAGAATCCGAAGTTTCCTGAAGGTCTAGCAAGTATAGATCAAGTGCGTTCTTTATTAAATTCTTTAGAGAACAATGCTTATAGTTTGAATGCTTTAGTTGGGAAGGTGGGTATAGAAGCCTATTGCGACGCGAGTTTAAGAGGACAATTAGGGAAAAAAACGGTTCTCGTAGATCGTCGCGGCAATTTTATTCAAGGTCTTAATGAGATAGAAGCCATTTCTGGGAAGAAGTTGCAGCTTACATTGTCTACAGAGTTACAAGCATTCGCAGATGCTTTACTTTTAGATCATGAAAAAACGGAACAATTTCGTTCAGCACAGTCTTTGAAAAAGCAAAAATTTCTACCTCCTTTATTTCCTTGGATTAAGGGAGGAGCGATTATTGCTTTAGATCCTAATAATGGCCAAATATTGGCCATGGCATCTTCTCCGCGGTATCATAATAACGATTTTATCGACATGCGGGACGCAGATTCTGAGGCTAGATCTGCGGTGTATCGTTGGTTGGAAAACACCGAACACATTGCCGAGGTGTATGATAGGAAAGTTCCGTTGCGTCGAGAAAGACGAAGTTCCCTTACTGGGTTATATTATGATGAGGAGCTTTCTCTTACTTTTGATTATTTCTTAGATTTCATTTTGCCGAATACCTCAGAGGTTAAGTCTGTTATAAAACGTTACGGCACTGTGAATAATGCTGTTAAGATACAGCATGCTATGGGAAGGTTATTAGAGTTATTTTCTTATTCTGAGGGGCATTGTTCTTGTTCTTCTATTTTTGATGCAGTGTTTCCTGTTGAACAGGAACATATTGCTATTGGCCGAGTGATTTCTATGAAGCAGCAGCAATGGATAGCGCGTTGTCATCAGGCGCATGAACAAGAAATAGAGGAGATTAAGCAAGAGCTCGAGCCCTTTTTTGCGGAACTTCCGGCAAATTACGATAAACTTTTACTTGTAGACCTCTTTCAGATGGTTGTGGATCCTTCTAAAATTGATCCTGAGCTATTTGCCTCGGTGGCTTCGTTTTCTTTATCAGAGTTTTTCGAGTGTCAGGGACATTACGTAGCTTTGCGTAGTGCATTTTCTAAGATCGTAGAGGATATTTTCACTGAAGTAGATTTTAAAGAATGGCGGAAACTCTATTTTGCTAAGTTTTTAGAGGTTAAACGTAAAGAGGAAAACGAGAGAAAGCAGCGTTATCCCACACCTTATGTGGATTACTTAGCGGAAGAACAACGTGCGCAATACCGAGATTTTCGTCGTTGTTATCTTGATAAGTTTTTAGCTTATTTACTTTCTGGGCAAGGAGATATAGAGAATCAAAAAGCTTACTATGAAGCTCTTTCTGTCTGGAAAAGAGAATTAGAAAATGGTGCGCATCAGGCATTGCCTTGGTATGAACATTACGAGTTTTTGAAACAAAAATTCTCAGATTCTTCTATAGATTTGCTACGCTTGTTTTTATCTTTTAGAGAGTTTTCCGAGCTGCAAAGGCCGCTATATGGTAACTATGCCCCGATGCTGACTAGGAATGTTCCTCAAAAGGAACAAGATCTTGCAGCAGCGTTTTATCCTGCTTATGGTTATGGCTATTTGCGGTCTCATGCTTTTGGTCAGGCAGCAACTTTAGGATCTATTTTTAAACTTGTTTCTGCTTATTCTGTGCTGTCTCAAGAAGTGATGCGGGGTAATGTCGATGTGGACTATTTATCTCGATTGCTAGTTATTATCGACAGGAAATCTTTTGGGTATGCTAGCGCTAAGCCCCATGTAGGTTTTTTTAAAGATGGCACGCCTATTCCTTCGTTTTATCGTGGAGGGATTTTACCTAAGAATGATTACTCTGGTCGTGGGCGTATCGATCTGATTTCTGCTTTAGAAATGTCTAGTAACCCCTATTTTTCTTTGCTCGTAGGAGAGTATCTCTCTGATCCTGAAGATTTATGCCATGCGGCTGCCTTATTTGGATTTGGAGAGAAAACGGGGGTAGGCTTGCTTGGAGAGTATGCCGGAGCGGTTCCCCAAGATGTAGCGTATAATCGTTCGGGATTGTATGCCACAGCCATAGGGCAGCATACTCTTATTGTAACTCCTTTACAAACTGCCGTCATGATGGCGTCCCTAGTGAATGGAGGGACTTTATATGTTCCTAGTTTAGTTTTAGGAGAATGGAATGGTGAAGAGTTTTCCCCGACTCCTCCCATGAAGAAAAGAGATGTGTTTATGCCTGAGTGTATCACGGAGTTATTTAAATCCGGTATGCATAACGTGATATGGGGAAATTATGGAACAACACGAAGTATTCGTGATCAGTTTAGTCCTGAACTATTAACTCGCATCATTGGAAAGACAAGCACTGCAGAATCGATAGTTCGTGTAGGTTTAGATCGGCAATACGGAAGTATGAAAATGAAGCACGTGTGGTTTGCTGCGGTGGGTTTTTCAGATGAGGAACTTATGCATCCGGATATTGTTGTTATTGTCTATTTACGCCTTGGTGAGTTTGGACGCGATGCGGCTCCCATAGCCGTAAAGATGATCGAAAAGTGGGAGAAAATAAGAAAAAGAGAGAATTTTTCATCTATGTACTAAGGGTTGGCACGCTTTTTGCTCCTGTAAAACACGAGGTCAACAAACTTGTGTGCCAGGAGAAAGATTCATGGAAGAAGCTGCGAAACATCTAGCGAAAGAATTTCTCTGCTCAGGAATTAACTTTTTTTTGAGCGGGGAATACGAACAGGCAGAACAAAGACTAAAAGAAACTTTAGAGCTAGATCCTACAGCAGCGCTAGCCTATTGTTATTTGGGCATTATTGCTTTGGAGTCAGGAAGAACTTCAGAGGCATTAACTTGGTGCACAAAGGGATTAGAGTCGGAACCTGGAGATAGCTATTTACGTTATTGCTATGGGGTAGCTTTAGATCGTGATAATCGTTGTGAAGAAGCTGTAGAGCAATATCGTGCGTATATTGTTTTACATCCAGATGATGCAGAATGTTGGTTTAGCTTAGGTGGTGTCTACCATCGTTTAGGTAAGTACATTGAAGCTATAGAGTGTTTTGATAAAATCTTAGAGTTAGACCCTTGGAATCCACAAAGTTTGTACAATAAAGCTGTTGTTTTAACAGATATGAACAATGAGCAAGAAGCCATTGTTTTGTTAGAGACTACGGTAAGAAAGAATCCTTTATATTGGAAAGCTTGGATAAAATTAGGGTATTTACTCTCGCGTCACAAACAGTGGGATAAAGCCACAGAAGCTTACGAAAGGGTCGTGCAATTGCGTCCTGACTTGTCTGACGGTCATTATAATCTTGGTTTATGTTACCTCACTTTAGATAAAACCCGATTAGCTTTAAAAGCTTTTCAAGAGGCGCTTTTCTTAAATGAAGAAGATGCTGACGCACACTTTTATGTTGGACTTGCCTACATGGATCTTAAGCAGAATCGCCAAGCATCGGATGCTTTCCATCGTGCGCTTGGTATTAACTTAGAACACGAGCGCTCGCACTATCTTCTTGGTTATCTTTATCATATGGAAGGGCAGTTTGAAAAAGCTGAAAAGGAACTATCTTTTTTGACTACGAAAGATTCTACATTTGCTCCATTGCTACAGAAAACAGTGTCTTCTGGGCAATTTGAGCCTAAGTTGGATGTCTTTCCGTAAAACTTAACTGTCTTATAGTAAATATTTTTGATTCCTTAGTGTCTTGTTGAGACAAAAAAAATCACAGAGTGGAAGAAACTTTTGGGATAAAAATAAAGAATTCTTAAAATAGTTTTGTGCTTCAAGGCTTTAAGTCTTGTTTAGCACGTAGTGTGATCCTCCATAAAGAATGTTCTTTGTTCGCATTCTTTTCTAAACAAGTGTGAAAGTTAAAGCTTCGCTTTTTCCTTCACGCTTTCTTTAATGCTTCGAAAAATATGGACAATTTGTTAATCTGGCTAAGCCCTTGTGAAGTTTTACACAATAATATTACGAGCGCAGAGGCTGGGCATTATGAGCCAATCTATAGAAGATTTTTTACATAATCATGAGGATTATCCTTATGGTTTCGTCACACCTATAGAGTCAGAGGGATTAACTCGGGGGCTAAGCGAAGAGACAATAATCAAGATCTCTCAGCTGCGCAACGAGCCCTCTTTCATTTTAGATTTCCGTTTAAAAGCTTATCAGCATTGGAAAAAGCTACAGGAGCCTGCATGGGCTAGGCTGTCCTATCCTACGATAGATTATGACAGTATAGTCTATTTTTCTGCTCCAAAGCAAAAAAATCCTTTAGGGCGTTTGGAAGAAGCTGATCCTGAAATTTTAGAGACCTTTAAGAAATTGGGGATTCCTCTAGATGAACAGAAGCGTTTATTAAACGTTCAAAATGTTGCTGTAGATTTAGTTTTTGATTCGGTGTCTATAGGAACAACATTTAAGGAAGCTCTGGATAAGGCGGGTGTGATTTTTTGCTCGATGAATGAAGCGATTCGAGAATATCCAGAGTTAGTAAAAAAATATTTAGGCTCGGTTGTTTCTCATAGAGACAACTATTTCGCGGCTTTGAATGCTGCAGTGTTTAGCGACGGTTCTTTTGTATATGTTCCCAAGGGTGTGCGTTGTCCTATGGAGATATCCACGTATTTTAGGATTAATGACAAAGAATCGGGGCAGTTTG is a genomic window of Chlamydia psittaci 6BC containing:
- a CDS encoding tetratricopeptide repeat protein, giving the protein MEEAAKHLAKEFLCSGINFFLSGEYEQAEQRLKETLELDPTAALAYCYLGIIALESGRTSEALTWCTKGLESEPGDSYLRYCYGVALDRDNRCEEAVEQYRAYIVLHPDDAECWFSLGGVYHRLGKYIEAIECFDKILELDPWNPQSLYNKAVVLTDMNNEQEAIVLLETTVRKNPLYWKAWIKLGYLLSRHKQWDKATEAYERVVQLRPDLSDGHYNLGLCYLTLDKTRLALKAFQEALFLNEEDADAHFYVGLAYMDLKQNRQASDAFHRALGINLEHERSHYLLGYLYHMEGQFEKAEKELSFLTTKDSTFAPLLQKTVSSGQFEPKLDVFP
- a CDS encoding penicillin-binding transpeptidase domain-containing protein; translated protein: MKSPKKRRSYLTVPEKTNRLLSGIIVALAIIAVRLWHLAVVEHDQKLEEAYKPQKRVIPELIERATICDRFGKVLAENKMQYDVSVAYSAIRDLPARAWRARADGTRELIPVRKNYIARLAQLLAQELHLDKDTIEDNIHAKASVLGSVPYLVQANVSERTYLRLKMMMKHWPGLHVEPSVRRYYPMGKTASDILGYVGPISAQEYKRVTHELSKLRECVRAYEEGENPKFPEGLASIDQVRSLLNSLENNAYSLNALVGKVGIEAYCDASLRGQLGKKTVLVDRRGNFIQGLNEIEAISGKKLQLTLSTELQAFADALLLDHEKTEQFRSAQSLKKQKFLPPLFPWIKGGAIIALDPNNGQILAMASSPRYHNNDFIDMRDADSEARSAVYRWLENTEHIAEVYDRKVPLRRERRSSLTGLYYDEELSLTFDYFLDFILPNTSEVKSVIKRYGTVNNAVKIQHAMGRLLELFSYSEGHCSCSSIFDAVFPVEQEHIAIGRVISMKQQQWIARCHQAHEQEIEEIKQELEPFFAELPANYDKLLLVDLFQMVVDPSKIDPELFASVASFSLSEFFECQGHYVALRSAFSKIVEDIFTEVDFKEWRKLYFAKFLEVKRKEENERKQRYPTPYVDYLAEEQRAQYRDFRRCYLDKFLAYLLSGQGDIENQKAYYEALSVWKRELENGAHQALPWYEHYEFLKQKFSDSSIDLLRLFLSFREFSELQRPLYGNYAPMLTRNVPQKEQDLAAAFYPAYGYGYLRSHAFGQAATLGSIFKLVSAYSVLSQEVMRGNVDVDYLSRLLVIIDRKSFGYASAKPHVGFFKDGTPIPSFYRGGILPKNDYSGRGRIDLISALEMSSNPYFSLLVGEYLSDPEDLCHAAALFGFGEKTGVGLLGEYAGAVPQDVAYNRSGLYATAIGQHTLIVTPLQTAVMMASLVNGGTLYVPSLVLGEWNGEEFSPTPPMKKRDVFMPECITELFKSGMHNVIWGNYGTTRSIRDQFSPELLTRIIGKTSTAESIVRVGLDRQYGSMKMKHVWFAAVGFSDEELMHPDIVVIVYLRLGEFGRDAAPIAVKMIEKWEKIRKRENFSSMY